The genomic DNA CTATAATCATTTTCAGGAGAACGGCCATGCATTTTATTGAACGCGATGGTGAAGGACGGATCGTCAGGGTTGAAGCCGTGGAGTTTAGCGGGATGACCGAAAAAAGTGCGGAGACCACGGCAGAAATTAACGAGTGGCTTAAGGTTGAAGGTCTCCGTGCAGCCACGCTCCAGCGCCTTCAGCAGAGCGACCTGGATATGGTCCGCGTACTGGAAGACTTGATTGAAGTACTGATGAGCAAAGGTATCATTAGCATCACCGACCTGCCGCCAGCAGCACAAAGCAAGCTGTTGAACCGTGCTCAGGCGCGTCAGGCACTGAGCGGGCTGGAAGGACTGATCGGCGATGACGATGAAAGATTGATTTAAACGCTCAAGAAAACTGATTATTTAAGGCATGTTAATACTGTGCCTTAAATATAATTAGCGTTCTAAGTATTAATATTAACCCACCTATATTAGGTGGGTTTTTATCGTTCCATCGCATTAAAACGACATTAAAATCAAAGAATAAATTCTCAATTTGTTATAGGGTATCGTTAATTGGTGAACTCACACTAAATACAGGTATATTCCCGAAAAGGAATTATCAGTATTATTAATCAATACAGCTGATTGTCACTCTGAATATCAGAGATAAAGACCCTATCTAATACATACTCCAGCGGCAATGGAAAAGCCGGTACAAGATAAATGGGAGAGCCAGATGAACGGTATAGCCGGGACAATTAAAGCGATCATCGGTCAGGTTTTCGCTATTTCACCAGATGGAAGCCGTCGCCTGCTTGTAGAAGGCGATAAAATTCTCACCGGAGAGCAAATTGAAACCGGCGCAAACGGTGCCGTCACGCTCACCCTCCCAAACGGAAAACACCTCGATCTCGGCCGCGATAGCCACTGGGACGGCAGCCACAGCCTTGCCGCTACCCCGCAGGCTACGGACCAGACCGACATTGCCGCGATCCAGCAGGCAATTGCCGACGGCCAGGACCCGACACAAACGCTTGAGGCCACGGCAGCAGGTCCACAAACAACTACCGGCAGCGGCGAGCCCGGCGCCGGCGGCGCCCATACGCATGTCATTCTGGACCTCACCGGCGAGCGCGTCGATCCCTCAGCCGGATACCCTACCGAGGGGCTCGACTTCCCGAATACCCCCATTGAAGAAGAACTGACGGTTCTTGATCGGAGCGAAAACGCAGCCGAGCGGGATGATACCGACGCGGATGCGGACGCTGATGCGGATGCCGACGCAGACGCCGATGCGGATGCAGACGCTGATGCCGATGCAGACGCTGATGCCGATGCGGATGCGGATGCGGATGCTGATGCTGATGCGGATGCAGACGCCGATGCTGATGCCGACGCAGATTCGGACGCGGACGCCGATGCGGATGCTGATGCCGACGCAGACGCTGATGCAGACGCCGATGCTGATGCCGATGCAGACGCTGATGCGGATGCCGACGCCGATGCTGATGCCGACGCAGATTCGGACGCCGATGCCGATGCCGACGCAGATTCGGACGCGGACGCGGACGCGGACGCCGATGCCGATGCCGATGCGGATGCTGATGCTGATGCGGATGCAGACGCCGATGCTGATGCCGACGCAGA from Klebsiella sp. WP3-W18-ESBL-02 includes the following:
- a CDS encoding tryptophan synthase subunit beta yields the protein MHFIERDGEGRIVRVEAVEFSGMTEKSAETTAEINEWLKVEGLRAATLQRLQQSDLDMVRVLEDLIEVLMSKGIISITDLPPAAQSKLLNRAQARQALSGLEGLIGDDDERLI